Part of the Deinococcus fonticola genome, GCAGAAACGTCAGCGGCGTGCGCCACCGGAAATCGTAGCGCCACAACCCGAACCCGATCAGCGTCCCCAGCACCGTGCTGACCGCCGTACTCGTGACCGCCACCAGCAAGGTGTTCAGCACCGCCTCGCGCACGTCCTCCCGCGCAAACAGCACCCCGTACCATTTCGTGGTGAATCCCGCCCAGGTCGCCCCGAACTTGCTGTCGTTGAACGAGAAGACGACTAAGACCAGAATAGGCAGGTACAGAAAAGCGTACGTGAGCCACGCCCAGGCGGTCAGGGCCGGATGGGTGCGACTTTTCATAGCAGTTCCTCCAGGCCTTTCTGTCCGGCGGTGCGGGCGTAAAGCCACAGGCCGAGCAGCACGACGCCCATCAGCAGGAAGCTCAGCGCACTGCCGTAGGGCCAGTCGCCAGCCTGGCCGAACTGGTTCTGGACGAGGTTGCCGATCAGGGCCGTTTTAGCGCCGCCGAGGATGTCCGACACGACGAACATGCCGAGCGCGGGAATAAAGGTCAGCAGAATGCCGGCGACCAGCCCCGGCAGGGTCTGCGGGAACACGCCGCTCATAAAAGCGCGCGTGGGCGGTGCCCCGAGGTCTTGCGCCGCTTCGAGGAGCCGCCAGTCGACTTTCTCGACGCTGGCATATACGGGCAGCACGAAGAACGGCAGGAAGGCGTACACCATGCCGAGAAACGTGGCGGTCATGCTGGGCACCAGGCCAAACGGGCGCAGGATGAGAATCCAGGCGTAAACGCGAATCAGGAAATTTGTCCAGAATGGAATAATCAGCAGCAGCAACAACAGGTTCTTGCGCCGGTCGTCCTGCCGCGCAATGAAGAACGCCAGCGGGTACCCCATCAGCACACAGAGCAGTGTGCTCAGGGCCGCCAGCCACAGGGAACGCCACAGCACGCGCAGGTTGTCGGGAATCCACTCCCTGAACAGCGCGTCGTACCCGAACACGCGCTGCCAGTTCTCCAGCGTCCACGGCCCCCCCACCTGCGCCAAGTCGGTTCGGGTCAGCAGCGAATACCCGAACATGATCACCGCAGGAACCACCAGGAACGCCGCCAGCCAGACTACCCCGGGGCCAAGCGTGGCGAGGAAACGGCGAACGGTCACGCCCTGGCCCCGGCTTGCGAGCTGTAGCTTACGGTCTGTCGAGCAGCGAAAGCCAATGCACGCCACACGCCTCGCGGGTCAAGCCCCTTCACCCTTCCTCCAGCACCACGAGGCTGGCAGGCGGCAGGTACAGCGCGACTTCCTCGTCATAGCCGAAGTCTTCATCGGCGC contains:
- a CDS encoding ABC transporter permease, whose protein sequence is MTVRRFLATLGPGVVWLAAFLVVPAVIMFGYSLLTRTDLAQVGGPWTLENWQRVFGYDALFREWIPDNLRVLWRSLWLAALSTLLCVLMGYPLAFFIARQDDRRKNLLLLLLIIPFWTNFLIRVYAWILILRPFGLVPSMTATFLGMVYAFLPFFVLPVYASVEKVDWRLLEAAQDLGAPPTRAFMSGVFPQTLPGLVAGILLTFIPALGMFVVSDILGGAKTALIGNLVQNQFGQAGDWPYGSALSFLLMGVVLLGLWLYARTAGQKGLEELL